AAAAATGGCCGCATCAATGCCGACATCGTCGGTCAATCCGCATTGAGAATCGCCGAAATGGCGGGTATTGAGGTGCCGCCCAACACCAAAGTGCTGATTGGCGAGGCAACCGAGATAGGCGAGAGCGAACCGTTCTCCGGCGAGAAACTCTCCCCGCTGCTGGGCATGTATCGCGCACAGCACTTCGATGACGCCATCAATAAAGCCGTCGCCCTGGCCGCGTTTGGCGGCGCCGGCCACACCTCTTGTCTGTATACCGATCAGGATAATCAGAAGGCGCGCATCGCCTGCTTCGGCAGCCGGCTAAAAACGTCGCGCATTCTGATCAACACGCCGGCATCCCAAGGCGGCATCGGCGATCTGTATAACTTTAAACTGCCTCCGTCCATGACGCTGGGCTGCGGCTCCTGGGGCGGTAACTCCGTTTCAGAAAATATCGGTCCCAAACACCTGCTCAATCGTAAAACCGTGGCCAAGCGCGCGGAAAACATGCTGTGGCACAAACTGCCGCAGGCCATCTACTTCCGCCGCGGCGCCTTATCCTCCGCACTGAAGGAGGTCGCCGTACAGGGCAAAGCCAGACGCGCGTTTATCGTCACCGGCCCGTATCTGTTCAGCCAGGGGTTCGTCAAGCCGGTGCTGGCCATTCTGCATGCGCAAGGCGTGGAAACCGATGTATTCGCCGAGGTGGGCGCGGAGCCAACCCTGACGATGGTTAACGCCGGCGCCCAGCGCATGCAGCAATTTAAACCGGACGTGATTATCGCGCTCGGCGGCGGTTCGCCGATGGATGCCGCCAAGGTGATGTGGATGATGTATGAGCATCCCGACGTCAAATTCAGCGATCTCGCCCTGCGTTTTCATGACATCCGCAAACGCATTTACACTTACCCCAACACCCGGATAAAAGCCCGGCTGATCGCCATCCCCACCACCTCCGGCACCGGTTCGGAGGTCTCGCCGTTCGCCGTCGTCACCGACGAGGCCAGCGGACAAAAATACCCGCTGGCCGACTATGCGCTGACGCCCGATATGGCGATCGTCGATGCCGATCTGGTAATGAATATGCCCAAAACCCTGTGCGCCTACGGCGGTATGGATGCCATCACCCATGCCGTGGAAGCCTATGTCTCGGTGCAGGCCAACGAATATGCCGACGGGCAGGCGCTGCAGGCACTGAAGCTGCTGAAGGAGAGCCTGCTGCTCAGCTATCAGGCCGGCGCGCAAAACCCGCGGGCGCGGGAACGGGTGCACAATGCCGCCACCATCGCCGGCATCGCCTTCTCCAATGCGTTTCTCGGCATCTGCCACTCCCTGGCGCACAAGCTGGGGGCGGAATTTCCCATCGCCCACGGGCTGGCCAACGCCATGCTGCTGACCAACGTCATTCGTTACAACGCTAATGACGGCCCTGCCAAGCAGACGGCCTTCAGCCAGTACGATCGCCCGCAGGCCCGCTGCCGCTATGGCGAAATCGCCGATCATCTGGGGCTGGCCGCCGCCGGCGACAGCGCAGAGCAAAAGGTCGAGAACCTGCTGACGTGGCTGGAGGGATTAAAGGCGGAACTGGCGATCCCGGCTTCGCTGCAGGAAGCCGGCGTCGATGAAACGCATTTTCTGTCGGTACTGGATAAGCTGGCGGTTGACGCCTTCGATGACCAGTGCACCGGCACCAATCCGCGCTATCCGCTGATTAAGGATCTTCGGCAGCTCCTGCTGGACTGTTTTTACGGCCGCTATTACAGCGATGCGCCCGACGTCGAGCGC
The nucleotide sequence above comes from Serratia rhizosphaerae. Encoded proteins:
- the adhE gene encoding bifunctional acetaldehyde-CoA/alcohol dehydrogenase → MPHITTSNLNKLITRVRKAQAIFADYSQAQVDRIFHAAALAAADARIPLAQLAVDESGMGIVEDKVMKNQFASEHVYHAYKDEVTCGILAEDDAFGTLTIAEPIGVICGIVPATNPTSTVIFKALISLKTRNGIIFSPHPRASKAANKAAEVILRAAVDAGAPPDIIGWLDSPTVEMADRLIHHPQVDLILATGGPGRVKASYSSGKPAIGVGAGNTPVVVDETADIKRMVASVLMSKTFDNGMICASEQSVIVVDAVYDEVRARFAANGGYLLPEAQRQAVRDIIVKNGRINADIVGQSALRIAEMAGIEVPPNTKVLIGEATEIGESEPFSGEKLSPLLGMYRAQHFDDAINKAVALAAFGGAGHTSCLYTDQDNQKARIACFGSRLKTSRILINTPASQGGIGDLYNFKLPPSMTLGCGSWGGNSVSENIGPKHLLNRKTVAKRAENMLWHKLPQAIYFRRGALSSALKEVAVQGKARRAFIVTGPYLFSQGFVKPVLAILHAQGVETDVFAEVGAEPTLTMVNAGAQRMQQFKPDVIIALGGGSPMDAAKVMWMMYEHPDVKFSDLALRFHDIRKRIYTYPNTRIKARLIAIPTTSGTGSEVSPFAVVTDEASGQKYPLADYALTPDMAIVDADLVMNMPKTLCAYGGMDAITHAVEAYVSVQANEYADGQALQALKLLKESLLLSYQAGAQNPRARERVHNAATIAGIAFSNAFLGICHSLAHKLGAEFPIAHGLANAMLLTNVIRYNANDGPAKQTAFSQYDRPQARCRYGEIADHLGLAAAGDSAEQKVENLLTWLEGLKAELAIPASLQEAGVDETHFLSVLDKLAVDAFDDQCTGTNPRYPLIKDLRQLLLDCFYGRYYSDAPDVERQRAVKEKEAVKVTD